A window of Mycolicibacterium madagascariense genomic DNA:
CGGATCGTGGTGCCCTTTTAGTGGTCTTCTCGCCCTGGCGCAGGTGCCGGGCACGGGTGATCGTAGGTTTGAAACCACTCGAACCCATCGGTGCGAATGTCGGCTTCCAGGCGCGTGGACAGCGCATTCACGACCGACACACCCACGCCATGCAAGCCACCCGAGACGGTGTACGCCCCTTCCTCGAACTTGCCACCGGCGTGCAGAACGGTCATCACGACGTCGACGGTGGGGATGCCGGTGCTGTGCATCGCCACCGGAATGCCGCGCCCGTCGTCGGTGACCTCGACGCCGCCGTCCTCGAGGATGCGGACGTCCACCTTGGTGGCGAAGCCCGCCATCGCCTCATCGACCGCGTTGTCGACGACCTCCCACACCAGGTGGTGCAGACCGCGCTCACCCGTGGACCCGATGTACATGCCCGGACGTTTCCGCACCGCCTCGAGGCCCTCGAGAACCTTGATCGATTCTGCGCCATATGCGGTCTTGTCTGAGGCAGCCACAGTTAGCGCGTCTCCTTGGTATTTTCGAGGTGCGAAGAGCCATTGCCCTCGCGAGTCCAGACCAGTCTACCGTGATGCACTGTCAGCACTGATTCTGAGGCGGCGTTTCCGCGCTCCTAATCGAGCCGTGCACGGTTTTTCTCGACGTCCCGTGCGTCCCGACGACCGAATACGCACCTACACGTGTTGTCGGCGCTCTGAGAACCGGCTGTTTCTGGTCATCCGTAGGTATCCCGGGGCCTCGTCCCGGCACGTTGTACTGCCCTTGCGCCAGGTGGGTCCGGCGGGGCCGACGATCTTCAGGCTGGTGACGACGCCGTCGCCGACCGCCGCGGCGATCTTGGCCAGCAGTTGCGCCTGCACCATCCGCAGCTGGGTGGCCCACGCGGTCGACTCGGCCACGACCGTCAGCACGCCGTCGCGCAGGACTGTCGGATCGGCGTGCTCGGCGATCTGCTCACCGACGACGGCCGCCCACTGGCCGAACACCGAGCCCTCCGCCACGCGTGCGGACCACCCCCGGCTCTTGGCGAGCTCGGAGGTCGCCGCGGCCAACGTCTGGGGATCACGCGAATCCGGACCGGGTCCCGACCATCGCCGCCGGAAGCCGCGTGTCGGGGTGGCGTTCGTCGAGGACGTGCGACCCCTCCCGACGTCCTTGCCCTGGCTCTTCGCCGCGCCCCGGGCCTCCTCGAGGGCGCGGCGCACCAGGTCCATCCCCTTCAGATGGGCCAGCGCATCGGGCGGTCCCAACGGCTCGTCGTCGCTGCGGTCCGTCATGGAATCACCTCCGACACTCGACCGGAATCCTCGTCGCGCATGCCGATGCGCATCCGCCGAGCATCCCAGTCCTGCGGGATGTCCTCGGCCACCGCGGCGGTCACCAACACCTGCTCGGCCGACGCGGCCACCTCGACCAACGCCCGCCGCCTGGCGTTGTCCAATTCGGCGAACACGTCGTCGAGCAGCAGCACCGGGTCCGAGCCCTCGGATCGCAGCAATTCGTAGGCCGCGAGTCTCAGCGACAACGCCATCGACCACGACTCGCCGTGGCTGGCGAAACCCTTCGCGGGCTGATCCCCAAGCCGCAGTTCGAGGTCGTCGCGGTGCGGACCGACGAGACAGACTCCCCGTTCCAGTTCGGCCGAGCGCCGGCGCGCCAACTCGTCGAGCAGCGCCACCTCGAACACCTCCTGATTCGCCGCGCCCGTCGAGGCCTCGGCCTCGACCGCCTCCCCGCACTGCGGTAGCGCACCGACGCCGGACGCGACGCCGGCGCCAGCAGCTGGTAGGCCTTCTCGATCTCGGGGGCCAGCAGCGTGACCAGCGCAACCCTCGCCGCGATCAGCTTGGCACCGTGGGACGCCAGGTGCCCGTCCCAGACGTCGAGGGTCTCCAACGCGCCCGCATCGCCCCGATACCGCGCGCCCGCAGCACTCTTCAGCAGCGCCGTCCGTTGGCGCAGCACCTTCTCGTAGTCGGCGCGCACCCGGCCACCGACGGCCGGGTCGTGGCGAGCTCGTCGAGGTACCGGCGCCGCTCCCCAGGATCCCCACGCACCAGCGCCAGGTCCTCCGGTGCGAAGAGCACCGCCCGCAACGCCCCCAGGATCTCGCGGGCGCTGCGCACCGGCGACCGGTTCAACCGCGCCTTGTTGGCGCGGCCTGCGGTGATCTCCAGGTCGATTGCCAACTCACGACCGTCGTTGACCACGATCGAGGACACGATCGCGCGCTCGGCGCCCGCCCGGATCAGCGGGTCCGACCCCACCCGGTGTGACCCCAGCGTCGACGAATACCACAGCGCCTCAACGATGTTCGTCTTTCCAAAGCCGTTGGGTCCGACGAACACGGTGCGCCCGGGCACCAGCTCCAACTCGAGGTGCGACCACGAGCGGAAGTCGGTCAGCGCGACGTGACGGACGTACACCTAGCCCTCGCTGATCCTCTTCACCGCGTGGCCACCGAACTGGTTCCGCAGTGCCGCGACGGCCTTCATCGTCGGCGAATCATCTTGTCGCGAAAGGAATCTCGCGAACAACGACGCGGCGATGGCGGGCACCGGCACGCGCAGGCGAATGGCCTCCTCGACCGTCCACCGACCCTCACCCGAATCGTCGGTGTACCCGCGGATCTCGGCGAGCTGGGGATCTTCCTTGAGGGCCTTGGCCAGGAGCGTCTGCAGCCAGGACCGCACGACGGTGCCGTTGGTCCAGGCCTGGTAGACCTCCTGCGGACTCTTGATGAGGTCCTCGGCGGCCAACATCTCGTATCCCTCGCCGTAGGCCGTCATCATGGCGTACTCGACACCGTTGTGAACCATCTTGGCGAAGTGCCCGGCACCGACGGGACCGGCGTGGACGAAGCCGTCCTCCCGAGGTCCCGCCGGCCGCAGCGTGTCGAAGATCGGCATGACCTTCTCGACGTCCTCGTCGCTGCCGCCGACCATCAACCCGTAGCCCTCGGTCAAGCCCCAGATGCCACCGGACACCCCGGCATCGATGAAGCCGATCTTCTTCTCCGCCAACAGGGCAGCGTGCGGTTGATCCTCGGTGTAGCGCGAGTTGCCACCGTCGATCACCAGGTCGCCTTCACTCAGCACCTCGGACAATCCGACGATGGTCTCGTTGGTGATGTCGCCGGAGGGCACCATGACCCACACCGCGCGGGGCGCAGTCCTGGCGAGCCCGGCGAGGTCCGGAACGTCGCTGACCTCGGGGCGGGGGTCGTACCCGATGACCTCGTGACCGCCCTTGCGGAGCCGGTCACGCATGTTGAAGCCCATCTTTCCGAGACCGACCAGGCCGAGTTGCATGTGCGCCTCTTTCGTGGCGATAGGGCCGGTCAGCCCGGAAGCCGCACCGGCATCAACAAATACACGTAGTCGGTTTGCCCAGCCGGGAACGGACCGGTCGCACCGACGTGCGCATCACCATCATCACCCGCCGGCCGCAACACTGCGGGACGGCTGGATGTCGTGAAGCCGAACGTCACCTTTGACGAGTGCAGCGAACCCAGGCCGTCGGTCAGGTACGTCGGGTTGAAGGCGATGGTCAGCGGGTCGCCGGAGAATTCGACGGGCAGATCCTCGCCCGGCCGACGGCGTCCTCACCGCCGGCGGTCAACCGTAGCGAATCGTCGCTGAACTCCATCCTGACCTGGGCGCCGCGGTCGGCCACCAGCGCCACGCGCTTGATGGCCTCGGTCAGCTCCGCGACGCCGACCGTGGCGACGGCGGTGTGTTCGGCGGGCAACAGCTGCCGGAACTTCGGGAATTCCGCGTCGAGCAGTCGGCTGGTGGTGCGCTTGCCGTTGCTGCGGATGCCGAGCAGTCCGTCCTTGCCGACGGCGGCCCCCGCGCCGAGCGACAGGTGGACGTCGGTGCCGTCGGTCCCCGCGCGCGCGGCCTCGGCCAGCGTCTTGGCGGGTACCAGGATGGCGGCCTCGATGTCGGCCGCGCTCGTCGACCAGGTCAGCTCGCGAACCGCGAGACGGAAGCGGTCGGTGGCGGCCAGCACGACCTTCTCACCCGAGATCTCGACCCGGATGCCGGTCAGCATCGGCAGCGTGTCGTCACGCCCGGCGGCGACGGCGACCTGGCTGATGGCCTGGCCGAACAGATCGGAGGCGACGACACCGGTCTCCTCGGGCAGCGCCGGCGTCGGGTAGTCCTCGACGGCCATCGTCGGCAGGAGAACCGGGCGCTGCCGCAGCTGAGCGAGACACGGGTGCCCTCGACGCTGACGTCGACGGGCTTGGCAGCAGGGACTTCGTGATGTCGGAGAGCAGCCGTCCCGAGACGAGAACGCTTCCGGGAGTGGCGATTTCAGCCGCCACCCGGACCTCGGCCGACACCTCGTAGTCGTAACCGGAGATGGTCAGACCCTCGTCGGAACCGGTGAGCAGCACCCCGGAGAGCACCGGCACCGTCGGCCGGGTCGGCAGGATGCGCGCCACCCACGCCACCGCGTCGGCGAAGTCCTCCCGCACCAGGCGGAACTTCAGGTCGGTACCCATCGTCGTCGCCACGTCCATCGCGTCCCCTTCAGTGAAACCCGAGCTACAAGCACTAGCAGCGGATCTACGGGTGCCTTGCGGACATGTCACCACGCTGCGATTCGACGACCGTTCCGGTTGTCGAAGACCCACCGTAGAGCCTCCGCCTTCAAGTTGAAAGCTAATCCATCGGAGTGACAGACGCCCCGTGAGGTCCGCTCGACGAGCGACCCACAGGGCGCGCTCCCCAGGTCCTTCTCTTAGAAGAGAATCTAGAGATAGAGATGAGTAACAGTAATAGGTGCTGTGGATGCTGTTAGTGCACGCGGCGCCGCGCAGGTCGAGGGCGGTGCGGTCGTGGGGCACTTCGTGGATCGTCGCGAGGCCGCCGACGCCCGCTGTGGACGGCCCGTGGTGTGTGCACCGATGCGGCCGCCGCCGCCGCTTCGTCCAGAACCTGTACGAGTTGTCCCGCGAGACGGTCATGTGACTCGTGGTGCGAGAGGGTCAGAAGATTTTCGAAAATCGTTGGCGCAGGGGAGAACTCGACGGGTGTCTACCCGATGCGAGGTGGGGAAGCGAGGGCTCAGCGCTTGGAGCGCTGGCGGATCCGCGTGGTGAGTTCCTTGACGTTGTCGAAGACCTCGCGCCGCTGAGCCATCTCGCCGCGGATCTTGCGCTCGGCGTACATCACCGTGGTGTGGTCGCGGCCGAACGAGTGACCGATCTTCGGCAGGGACAGATCGGTGAGCTCGCGGCACAGATACATGGCGATCTGGCGGGACTGTGCCAGCGCGCGGGTCTTGCCGGGGCCGCGGCTCTTCGATGGTCGTCTCGAAGTACTCGGCGGTCGCGGCCATGATGGTCGCGATGCTGATCTGCATCGTGCTGGCATCGGAGATCAGATCGCGCAGCACGATCTCGGCGAGCGACTTGTCGATGGCCGCCTTGTTGAGCGAGGCGAACGCAGTCACGCGAATCAGCGCGCCCTCGAGTTCGCGGATGTTGCGTTCGATGCTGCTGGCGATCAGTTCCAGGACGTCGTCGGGGACGTCGAGCCGATCCATCTGAGCCTTCTTGCGCAAGATGGCGATTCGCGTCTCGAGCTCGGGTGGCTGGACGTCGGTGATCAAGCCCCTCGAACCTCGTCCGCAACCGGTCCTCGAGCGTCGCGAGCTGCTTGGGCGGCCGGTCGGACGAGATCACGATCTGCTTGTTCGCGTTGTGCAGGGTGTTGAAGGTGTGGAAGAACTCCTCCTGGATGCCTTCCTTGCCTTCGATGAACTGGATGTCGTCGACGAGCAGGACGTCGATGTCGCGATAGCTCCGCTTGAACGACGCCTTGCGGTCGTCGCGCAGGGAGTTGATGAAGTCGT
This region includes:
- the gnd gene encoding phosphogluconate dehydrogenase (NAD(+)-dependent, decarboxylating), yielding MQLGLVGLGKMGFNMRDRLRKGGHEVIGYDPRPEVSDVPDLAGLARTAPRAVWVMVPSGDITNETIVGLSEVLSEGDLVIDGGNSRYTEDQPHAALLAEKKIGFIDAGVSGGIWGLTEGYGLMVGGSDEDVEKVMPIFDTLRPAGPREDGFVHAGPVGAGHFAKMVHNGVEYAMMTAYGEGYEMLAAEDLIKSPQEVYQAWTNGTVVRSWLQTLLAKALKEDPQLAEIRGYTDDSGEGRWTVEEAIRLRVPVPAIAASLFARFLSRQDDSPTMKAVAALRNQFGGHAVKRISEG
- a CDS encoding DUF721 family protein: MTDRSDDEPLGPPDALAHLKGMDLVRRALEEARGAAKSQGKDVGRGRTSSTNATPTRGFRRRWSGPGPDSRDPQTLAAATSELAKSRGWSARVAEGSVFGQWAAVVGEQIAEHADPTVLRDGVLTVVAESTAWATQLRMVQAQLLAKIAAAVGDGVVTSLKIVGPAGPTWRKGSTTCRDEAPGYLRMTRNSRFSERRQHV